In the Carettochelys insculpta isolate YL-2023 chromosome 6, ASM3395843v1, whole genome shotgun sequence genome, TCTTGTGGTTCCCGCTGGTTGACAGAAAATTGCCAAAGTTGGGTGTGGGCCTCACGTGATACAGTAGCAGTCTTTCTATGGGCAGTCATTGAAAGTTGGGGGTGTTTTCCTAACTTCTGTGGATACACCTACGTGCTTGAGACTATCAAGGGCAGCTTTGAACAAGAGCACTCTTGTGTTGTCCTATCGGTCAGTTGGCTGCGCATGTCTCCCTTAAGTGCTTTCTGGATGCCACCTTGCACAGGGTCAAGTCACTGAGAGCTTTGAGTTGAAAGAACCTGGGAAAACAGACAACAGTCCACTTTTAATCTGGTAGCAGCTGGCTTTTGGGAACATCAGTGCTCCTGGTGGTGCTGATTTTGGGAGCAGCAAGGATGTGGGAAGCATGGAAGAAGAGACCAGTAGAGCTTGTTTAGACTCGAGGAAGCATGTTGTCTTTCCTTTCTTGTAGTATTTCTTTTTCACAGGTCCCAAAGGCGAGGTACCGCGAAGGATGAAACACAAAGACAAACATaaagacagcaggggaccaacagttctgaaggccctgagtttattattcccacagcttttataaccaagtgagagcacattattatgagaaaagcaatcagctatAATTCAACTAGCTCAGCACATCTATCTCTAGTAAAAGCACATcgttcctcccagtccttgaacatgaactcttagaaaacacctggttcaagcaacacagctcccccGTGGCTTGCCTCCAAGAAAGCAAATGTcttgtttgcaaaacatgttatgttgcttcagacgccaagagtccagctgggcctgggaggcaggtaggagggaaaggcaaaactccttcacttTCTATGTGTAACCGTTGTTTCCATTGTCCTTACTGCCCACTTGAAGCTCTGATCTTCAATAAATATAGCCTTATTTTCACTCCCCACGTACTTCAGCACTGTGGTGTTCAGCAGAGTAGACCATGAGCTGAAATAATTGAGGCTCATGTGTCCTTTCACCTtggggacagcagccctgcccacaaGGAGCACTGAGGGTCAGTCTACAAGCACAGGTATTTGAAATAGCTGACATTATTTGAAACAACTACCCTAGCCCGTCTATGTGAAGCAGTTGCTGTTTGGACATTCGAAATAGTGGTTGACTGACTTGGAAATTGGTAGATGTCCTTTCACAAGGAATGGCACCTATTTCACAATAAACCACAGTGCAATATCATCAGCCTGCAGCtcaggagccacatgtggctttttaaggagtcATCTGTGGCTCTGGATGTTGCCACCattgactcctcttgcagctccctgccctgctgcagctgaagtagtgggactaaatgtaattggtttaatggctggcagggcagcaggagcactctggctgttaagccaattaaattgacttccattatttcagtgcagcagggcagggcaagggaggaggagggctggtctGGTAGTCTTGAAGACTCTGACTCTACGATGCTGTTGAGATAGACGAATAGGGACAGAAAAGGAATTTCCCCATTAGTAGGTGCCCAGGCTTCCTTCACGAGGCAAGTGAGAAATACTGTACTGCAGGGTACATCCTTAAGAGCCTGTGGCCAAGAAGAAATTGTATCTAGGGGAGGATGGCTAATTACAGGTAACAGCTCAGATCAGAGAGTTAGCTCTGTTAGTTGTAGCCGTGCTGGAGGAAGACAGTGTCAGAAACAGGACCGTGAATCAGAGGGAGAGTTAACCTGATTCAATGAGGTAGTTCTTCTGTTTCTAAATGTCCTTTTTCGCAGGCTGGGACGAGGGGCCAGATGCACAGCAACAGCAAGCAGCGGTGACAGGTTTGTAGACATTTTGGTGGTGCATAGAATGCCTGGACCATGCACCCCTCCTCCATTCAAATACCccttgccccctccaccccctttgTGGGAAGAGGGTTGCCCAGTATTGCAGGGGGTTATGTATTCATgcaagtggggggggtgtgtggaaattTTATGAATTTGCATGTGTGCCAATTAGATTTTAAAAACGGAATCCACTCCAAccgtgctatgtctacactagcattctaggtcaaagtagcctatttcgaagtaagaatatCAGtcggctacttcgacacatatcatcTGCACATCCTCTGGGGGTGGTGcagttgacgttcaatgtcgaagtggcgagggggaatgtcgaaaggagccgccctggaaggaaatgcggagcatccccACACAAGTGCTTGCTGtcagaaataaggggccagcaaagcctgcagaggggtcacaggctggactagccctgtGGGGCAAAAgtaagccactcccttaaagggcccctgccacacacacttcggcctgcacagcacaaggtccgcagagcccacaaccaattgcagaccccatgcatgcagcatggacgcacagcagcagtcagaagacctgggctaagggctgctgcacacattgaccgtagagccccgcagggactggacagagcatctctcaacccctcaactgatggccgccgtggaggaccctaCTATTTTGgtgtagtgggatgcggattgtctacatgccCTATGTcttagggcactattcccatctttgggtaGGGAAAacaatttcgatgtctcaccgcctaatgttgatttcaacatcgaaatagcacatggtgcgtgtagatgcgCCACGTGCTGTTTTGACGAGCCACCTAcctcaaagtagctggctagtttAGATGCACCCCAAATGACTTAATGTGTTTATAGTGAATGCTGGAATGGAATGCAGTTAAGATTCTCCCTTTTGGGGTCCAGGAACCTTTAGTTTGCTAATTGTAGGGCTACAGAGACACAAGGGGCGAGGGAATATCTTTTACCAGACCAAACTTTTGAGGTACAGAGAGCTCAGTTTTAGGAGCAGATCCCAGCTTTCATCTAGGACAGCTTGTCTCAAAGCAGGGCACTTAAGGTCCTGAAGACAGTTAAAACCCCATGAACATACATACAATCAACAGCTGTGGTTGCGCAAGTGAAATTTGCCTGCTTATTTTGATAGTAACCATGCTACATGTCAGTCCTGTTAAACTACAGTACCAGCTTGTGGTCATGTGTGTTGGTGCTTATTTAGCCCTCTTAGGAAGGGCCTGTCTACAGGGGATGGTCAAATAAACATGCacgtagctgaagtcaacataccttaatttaGGCTTCCATGCCTGCTTCACTAAGGCAGGTGGACAGAAGCCTGTGCTGGTGCCAACTTTCCTTACTccacagggggaggaggagtgctGTGGTTGATTGGGGCTCtttgtaaatttgatttagcacatcaccattaggcatgctaaattgaacgcCAGACGATTGACCACTGCAGGGTCAAGCTAGATGTGCCCTTTGTTTCCTTATTAGATGGCACTATCAAAACAGAACAATAGCAAATCAAGGATGTTGCTTGTTTACACGCTGGCCCCAACAAGCAATGTTATACAAATGATCATTAGGCCAATGTGCTGTATTATTACAAAGGGCCATCAACTGCAGTAACTTTGCTAAATAAAACCTGCAGTCTCTGTACATAGCTCAGTGGCTTTTCCCCCTCAGCCTGTTGATTGCCAAGGAGATTTTGGAAATGGTTCAGCCAGTCTTGAGTCTTTCCAAGGGTGGTTCCCACTGTTCCAGATGTACCTGGAGATGAGCATCTTTCCCTAAAGCCCTGGCACTATCAGAGGGGAAATTTTCTTTTCATCCTTGGCAGCAGGGGCCATTCCCCTCAGTGTTTCCAGCAAGCTGACTTGAAGGCTTACATCTCCCTGTTTGTTACCTGTGGGAAGGGGTTGCCCTAACTGAGGAATGGGGCTTTCTAAGGGGTTAAGTAGCCATGGGGCAAAGACATAACATATGGAAAGAAAATAACCTACTTAGAAACCTGGCCTTTCCCTTATGCATCTTTCATCCAGTCTTGGCCTGTGTCCTGTGTTCCCTGGACAGCCTCTGGGTTGGGGTACAGCCTGCTGCTAGCCTAGATATCTGCAGTTTGTTCCCATTGCTTGGCTTGTGAGGCAGAAACACAAGGCTGTAAGGGAACACAGGAGACCATGAAGTCCAGCACCTTGCAATGAGCAGGCCCAAGTACACCTAGCCcatccaggactggtattcctccAGCTTGTGCTTAAATCTCCAGTGACGGGACTCTggagcttaactaccctgacagatGTGTAAAGCCTTTTTTAATAGCAAATGCTCCCTGGCCGAAGATTAAGCCTGTTGCCTCGtttcctgccttcagtggacaggaCTGTAGAGGGGACAAGTGatcccccacaccctcagctaCAGATGCTGGGGGGATGCCCCAAGCTGCCTAGTGGGGgtggccagcagggccaggcGTCACCTGCCGGAAGAAGAGGCGCAATATAGAAAGTGGAAGCGTAAAAGGCCAACCTTGCTGCTCAGTTGCAGTAGGAGTGGCTGGAGGCAAAAGACACTTCAGCCCCACAGCTAGAGGAAAGCCCCTGTTGTCCTAAGGATCAGTCCCACCTGCTGGAGGGCATTGACACCGGGCAGCTGTTGCCAAAGCCTCGGTGGTGCATCTGGAAGAGCCAGAAGACTACCTGTGGTTTCATGTACGTTGGAGGAGTGTGGTGGAAGAAACCCATAGGAGCCAAGGGGTAGTCTGGTGGCTGGTGCACCTCAGTCCAGGTCAGCATGACTATCCCGCTGCTGCTAGGGCCCTGGGTTGGGATGCAGTGGAGCTGGGTGGGCCTGCATCCTTGAGTGGCAGTAGTCCCCCTCCGTTGGCCTGGAGACCTGTGCTACATcactcaacccctcaactgagcCAGTAGATGGCAGCCATGTTCACCCCGTCCTGTATGGACGCCAGGGAGCCCAAACTGCTCTGGAACTGGCTCTGTCCAACTGGGGGAGCAGAACCATGGGGACAaacaccccaccctgctggggttTAGAGACGCTGACTCTTGTCCTCTTTGTCTGTGGGACTAGGGTCGAGATGAGTGATTGCCTGGTCCTGTCTGGAGCCCAGGGAGATTTCTCTGTGCTCCTGTCAGGTGTCAGGGTCGGGCGTTTGGGGACTgattcccctgccctgctggaaaGGGGCAAACactcactccctctctctctctctctctctttctctctctctatatatatattactAATTCTCCTTTTGTAGGACAGATCCAGGAATAGGGTGGAGAGGAGATGGGCCATGCCCCAATCCCCAGCCACAGATGCCAAGGGTGTCCACTAGCCCTACAGGGACTAATTGCTATCCTGTTTATAACAGCCATGGGCATATATTAAGACTTTTCAAGTCCTTGTGTCCCCTGTCTTCCTTTCTCAAGACTAATCAGAcagcattgttttaaaaaaagacctTTCCTCCTCGGTTTTGTGAACCTTTCTTCGTCGTCATTGCTCTCCTAGCCTTGATCCTGTTTGTCCACACCTTTCTAAAAACTCCCCAGCAGAAGCCCCACCAGTGCTGAGGAGAACAGGGCAGTTCCCTGCCATATATTCCATAAGCCACTCCAGTTAATACAGCCCAGAAGGATATGAGCCTTTTTCACAACTGTGTTGCGTTAATTAATTCATCTCAGAGTGGTggccatgttcgtctgtagcttcacaaaaaacaggtaccttaaagactaataatttcatgggtaagacccactttgttagactTGGAGCAGATAATGGGAATCCAGGGCTTGTGGATCAGGGAGGGcgagaaggaaggaggaaagcaACGGGGGCGGGGGAATCACCTGTCACACTAATAGGACCCAAGgcagaagtaaattaagtggtaTGGGAGCCATTTCTGAGACTATCAAatatggggaaattgcccttgtaatatgTAAGCTACTTCATGATAGGCTCAAGAGAACCACAGACTCAACACTAGAATTGGATGGGACCCGCCTCTCCTGAGACCTGGTGCTGTGTCCATGTGGGTAGTAGGCATGCAGAGCCAGCTCTTCCCCTAGATTTCTGCCAGGATTCATACCAgaatggggccagcagcagcctttcggcactgtgggagggaaaagatgggagctgcttccagtcaCAGAGGAGGGGATGAGAGGAATGTCCTGGCCCTTTGGCCCATGTCTTTGTAGAGGTCATCTCTTCTTttcccttgccatccccaccctccTCTGCACACAGCTGGAAGTGGCTTGCTGACACCTCCAGGCTCCTGCTAGTGGCCATGTAGCTGCCTCCTGTCCTGTCCAGCTACagggtgggcaggaaggggttaagccctaagACTGCACTGTGCACCAAGGAAACTGACTGCGGTGACTTCAGTGACTCTggacagagaggtggctcagtATGGGAGGGTGCATAGGGAACAGAGCAGACTCATGCTTcctgggagcagaacccaggacaggggactgtGGGGGGCAATAAGCAATGTTTCTcataatcttttccatccatgtgtggaataaatgttgagcactgaagcatgtgtggatgcgtACCACCAGTCAGCACAGAAAACCTAGTGCggaggctctgctaatcagctgggcggtgtTTGAATTTTTCCTGTGTGGCACCCCAAGCGAACAGCTTACAGGGCAGCACTGGTGctcaggccctgcccaggggTGCTATGGAGCCTGCAGGTTTGGGATGTGAAAGGCTGAAAGTTACCCTCCCAGTCTCCCACAACTCCAGCGCTTAGCTGAGGGGTGGGAGAGGCTTCCCTGTGCCAGTGCCAGACAGGGCTCTGGTCCATATAGATCTCAGCACCTTCTGCCCAATGCCCTGAGCTAGAGGCTCCTTGGCTTTCCCATAGTGcctgcccagccagaggcagtggggggaggcaggagcctgcaGGTGAGCTGAGTGCTCCCACCCGGGACTGGTTCTTGGTGCTGGGAGCAGAACAAGCCCCGTCGGTGGGAATATGGAGGAACATCGGAGCTGGGGGAcaaaggggcagagtggggatgggggacagggagaagggAAGCATGTGAAGGGCTGATGGGGGGGCATTAGAGGTGACACATAACTGGCCGCTGCCTGGCGTCTACCCACACTCCCTAGCCGCTGCATGCAGCCGATGCCGACTGGATACAGGACTGGTGGAGAGGAGGAGAtctgctggctgagagccagcgTGCAGCAGGGTGTGTGCTGATAGAGCATCAGGGGGAGCTGCCGGCCCTTCATGCTGCTGCTTCGCCCTGTCAGCAGCCTTGCACGCCTGTCTCCATCATCAGCCAATGGAGCCTCTCACTGACTGCTGGTGGGAGGGCCGCTGGTGTGCAGGGGTCGGGCCAGCCACAGGGCACACCGGTGCTGATGTgggggagacagaaaatacagcacaatttgcctgtttttaagaaaaaaatcgaGACCGCCGCAGGAGGCATTAAAAAGGGGGCCGTGCCTTTAAAAAACGACACCTGGTCATGCTACTTCTACAGGGCTTTCATTCCAGGGTAGGCCCAGGGCTCAAAGGCACTGAAGTCCCACCAAGTTTGGTGCCTACATAGTTTTGAGGACCTAGGCTGGGTTTGTAAAGCTGGCTTTGTTAAGGCCTCTCCCTAGCCCGGTTAACAGCTCTCAATTTCCAAGCACTTTGCCTTTCTCCCCTGGTTCTTTTGTGAAACCCCTCACTGGGGGGGAGGATTACCTGCATTTTAGAACAGTTAACAAAGGGTAATGCACACTGCAGAAAGTCACACAAAGGCATTGGGGAAATGCAATACCCTCAGGGAAGTTATTGACCTTCTAGTGCCGGCGAAGAAAGAGCCCTTTCAATGAGCAGGGCAGTTCTTTCATTGCCCTGTACACATATATCACTGGGTCTCCCTCttcctgctctgtccctgctgggGTGTAAGACAATAGTGGTACCCACACAGTCTTGTATGGTCCATAGCCCTTTGCAGCACTCAGGTGCTGCAGCACGGTCATTCAAAGCCAAGTTCTGGACTTGGTGCCGTgagatgcagggagggagggagggaggcctgaGCCCACGAGGCTATAAAAAACGCTCACTTCTCAGGGAGGGCAGGTTTGCAAACCCAAGTATGCTTCTCTCAGCCCTGACCAGGCATTTCTGATAACCACAGCAAGGCGAGGGCTGTAATTTCCCTGTTTTATATATAGAGGGAGATGGAGCCGTGCCTCCGACAGAGACTATAAAAAgggcctgccctgccttggcTGCCTTTAAAGGCTGATACTGCAGAAAAGCGGAGGATTTCTCCTTCCAGGACCATGGACACGTCTTACCCTCGCGAGGACTACCTGCCCATGACGTCCCGCAAGCAGGATCCTTGTCCCACTGTTATCAACATCAGCCCCTCGGTAGTGCCCCGGGACCACCTGATCTGGTCCATCTTCAACAGCATCTACATGAACCTCTGTTGCTTTGGCCTTGTGGCTCTTGCTTACTCTGTTAAGGTAAGGCAGCCTGGCTCTACTCTGCCTCTTTTCCACAAACTGATAGAGGCTGATGTCTTAGTGCAGAAATGGGCTCTTTCATGTGTGTCTGCCAGTCACTCAGCGATTCCAGGATTTCCTGGGGGACGCTGTCAGGAAGTGTATGCTTCCGTGCATCTAGTTTTACATGGAACCTCCTTCTGGAGGTCTCTGTAAGGATGATATATTCCCGTTCTCTTGGGTTGACCTGGAGATGCTATGATTTCCCAGGGTCTTTGGTAGGAATTACAGCTTTTAGCCAGGTTACACAGAGATTCTGGGTTCTCTGTGCTGTGAGGTGTAATACACCCTAAAATCAGGAGGTGACGTGGAAAATCAAGGGATTGTTGGAAGAATGTCATGACACAATAGAAAGCTGTTATTGGCAATTGGCTTCAGTTTGCCTCAACCATAAAGTTTGTCTTgccaggcttggtctacacagtTCTAGCGATGGttttgtgtagctagaatggacttatctgcaatcaatttacgtgggtgtcttcacagagggaggttgaaaAGAGAAAGTCTCCTGtagacctctcttactccttgcgctatcgaggagtacaggggtcatctgctgacccctgatagttcgAGTGCTCACGTCTCTACCAGGGTTGATCTGCcacataatgtagacataccttaataATGTCTCAGCTGAGGAATCTAGCCCTGTCCACTATCTGGAATTctccctttaaaaatgaaaattcctgTGTAAAAAACAACTATCAATAATTCCTCCGGCTGGTCAGGGAcaggctgccagagccacctgatTGGGTGACTGTGTAGGAAAGGGCACTGACAGGGCAGAAGAGCTCACTGGAGTGTTGGTTTACAGAGCATTGGGAATTACGTGAGCCCCTTGTACTGGTGTATCACCCTTAAACACCACATCGTCCTGCTGCCTGAGGCTGGTGTGGATCATCTGTACTCTCAGCTAGATTCCCACACAGCGGGGAAGCTGTGAGCTGTCCTGGCAATCACATTTTCCTGCTATCCCCTACTTCACGCCATCAGTATGGATGAGGTTCTAGGGACTGACCTCTCTGCTCCAGGGGATGCCCTGGAGACCACAAGCCATTTGGAGGGCCTCCTGCATATCCCAGACCTTGTAGCTGGGATTCTGCTCTGTTTGGGAATCAGGGAGGGTTATAGCCTGAACTCCTGGGAATGGATTTACTGGCAGTTCACCAGGAAGCACTTCTGAGAGAAGTGTGGGAAAGGAGAGATGTGACGTGATCATTCTGTTCTCCGATGTCTCTCCTGTGGCTCATTGATATAAGGTCAGCGCAGCTGCTCCTTGGATGTGATTTGCTAACAGATGCCCACAGGCAAGGAAAGCCTGAGTGAggcatgtgaggaagaaacagagaCACCAAGAGGCAGAGAGTGGACTAAGCTGAGAGCTGCTGTATGTTGAATTTACAGGGGCTTCCTGCTGGGGTTTCATTCACACAGCCAGGAACTGCAggaaggggtaaattacagcaggACGGGAATTACTTTAATTGACATTTTATTGCAGTCCCCTGTGACTTTTATGGCTCTGATCCTCTCTTCGGGCCCCTGACCGGGTGAGTGACACTACTGAGACTTGTGGGCTAAATTCAGAGATGGCTTGTATGGTAAGGGCATGTCTGCTTTGCCATGGCATAGAGGGTGAAAGAGCCAGAGGAAGGTGCATGTTATTTTCTTGGACTCAGAAGTTTAGGCTGACAGAAGTTCAGAGAGAATGGAGCTGGGAGAGAACAGCCAGCTACAGAGctagggagagagagaagtgagGTGAGTGACAGGCAGGCTctgaggtggctgcagcctgTTCTGGTGCTTATAGCTGGATTGTGTTGCTCTTAGGGCCTTGTCTTGCTCTTTGCCTCCTCTGCCATGTTTCTCacttgctgcccctccctggcttGGCTGTTGCAGGCACGGGATCAGAAGGTGGCTGGTGACATCGAGGCCGCTCGCCACTTCAGCTCCAAAGCCAAATGCTACAACATCCTGGCAACAATCTggagcctgctgctgccactggtgcTCATCGGCCTGGTGATCACCGGTGTGATCCACCTCTCCAAGCTCGCTCAGGAGTCCATGGACTTCTTCAACTACCAGATCTTTGCTTACGACGAGGACAGAAAGTGACCCAGGGGCTTTGTGAGCTCCTGGCAACACGCACGCCACTCTGGCAGCCTCCCAAAGACACTGCTACTCTAATCTAACCCAGCACACTAAACCACTGCACATTGCAACCTCTGCCGCTGTCACTTAGAGCCACCAATGCCTGGCACCCACCAGAGCACCACTGAGGTACTCGTGTGCCCCAGAACTCATTTCACAGCTTGCCCTCTGAGGTGGCTTGCAGTGCGAAAATAGTTCCTACCGCACTGGGGCAGATTGCATGGACGCCTGCCCGAGCTCGTTCCAAAACAGCAGAGCCTGTGCACTGTGGTCCCTCTCTTCCATTTATCCTCCTTTGGTCTTTGCTTGTCCTTGGCCCTGGGCCATGAGAGACACGAGGTACCGGCTTCCCTCAGAATCCTGTTCTTTCGTTACTGTGTCCAACGCTGGCTGCACCATCAGTCTAACCTTGGTTGTTACTATTTAAAGGATTAAATAACTTCACAAGTCTCTTTGCGTGTGGCAGGTTCTTGTGGCTAGTGGAAACATGGTGTGATTACTTGGTTGCGCTCAGCTCGTGGCTTCACACCTCACAATCACAATGGCGGATTCTATGGTGATCGTGTGATTCCAAGAgctggagagtctacacatgggCCTGGAGAACCTAGGCCTTAATTTAGGCCTGGCCTCTCCTTTGTGCCCTGGGCGCCCGAGTAGCAATGTATATGTCAGGAGTAGATCCGGGAGGCTAATTAATATAAGGGGGGTGCccaagtggggaggggaaggcaaaAGAAATGAGCCTGGGTGTTTGAATCCATATTGCTATCACCTGTGAATGGACCAAGCTGCCTAGAGGGTGGTGTGGGTCTGTGAGAGGTTACCTAATATGAATTGAGCTATGCCCTACACATTCATTATACTGAAGATTCTCAAAGGAAAGGGTGCTGTGGGTCGGATCAATGAAGAACCAAGCTGAACCTCTGCCCAAAACTTAGCGAACCCCTAACAAACCTAACCCCCCATTTTTGCCATGTCTTGATTCCATTCAGGAGCAAGGATGGGAGAGCCGCCGGAAGGCTGTGTGGCTGGCATTCTGGCATGCGTGGAAGTATAAAGCAATGGAAATCTGACCATCTCTGGTGACAGTACACT is a window encoding:
- the LOC142014804 gene encoding interferon-induced transmembrane protein 5-like, producing MDTSYPREDYLPMTSRKQDPCPTVINISPSVVPRDHLIWSIFNSIYMNLCCFGLVALAYSVKARDQKVAGDIEAARHFSSKAKCYNILATIWSLLLPLVLIGLVITGVIHLSKLAQESMDFFNYQIFAYDEDRK